cCACAAGATGTTCTGCTGGTAAATGAATGTATACAAGGCAGACAATTAACAAACATTAGATTAACCACTTAGATCCTCGGTGACTTAGAAAGCAATCTCAGTACTACGGCTGACTTCAAAATAAATTGTGGAACAAGAACAACCCAACAATGTCTAGCCATAATAGAGAACATAGCAGAGATACAAGAAATGGAATTGTGGGAGACACTGTACTGAAAACAAAGTCTTTAACCATCATAATATTATGTGAGAGAACAGGGAGCATCAATGTGGTGAAGAAAGCTGGGAAAGCACACTACCAGTGCTGGTTGTATTGATAATAAGTGAAAGGTTTGAGGGTGCAGGATAAGGGTGGGAGAGGGGCACTAGTACCAAAGAAAACTACTGCATGATTATAGATTCCTAGGTTTATAGAGGAGTATCAAGGGGTTCTTATACTCTAGGCACAACACATTACGTATGATCTATAAATTGCTGGATGTACTGAGAATCAACAAGTATAGAGGTGCAGGCTGCAGGTGTACAAACAACACTATTATCAGAAAGTTCTGAAATGCAAGGACTGAGATTTCCTGTCTCTGGTGTTGTGGGGATTACTATGCTCTAGGCTACACACTTTATAATATACAGGAGTGCTGGAAATGTtgtacaagaaaagaaaacagggaatcACCCAACACTAACAAACACTAGAGGAAGTGATGAACATGCCTTGACTAGTACAGCTTCAGCCACTCCTTGTTCAGCTTCTCAAAGTCTTCATCCGAAAACACTGATGTCTCCTCGGGCTTCTTCTTGCCTTGACTTTGTGGCAACTCCCTCACACCACCCCTTCTATCTAGCTGCTTGGTGTGTTGGCTTACAACCTGGAAAATAATGTGTCTTTAGGGGTCTATATTTCCTAGAGCAGAGGTTGGAGGATTGGCTGGGGGTCACGGAGACTTGCTGGAAATGGCTTGGGGGAATGATTTTAATAGCTTATCATTTTGagatttttttctatacttttatattatttttgcttttatttagGTTTATTTAGGTGCAAAAAAATTcataatcatcattatcataaatcTGCTAAGGAAATTTGTAAGTTTGCTGATATCACGGGGTCACTTGAGTTTCCAGATTTTGGGAAAAGGGTCGTGAGTGCAAGAACATTGGGATCTACTGTCCTAGACCATATGGAACTGGTCATCACAGTACCCTTAAAGGTCCATGCAACAAAAAGGAAGACCCTGCAGTTATTTATATTTGGTTCTCATTATCTGCATGTTAGGTTAACAGGAAACCTCATTATGGGAAATCATACATTATGAAAATGTTGTTGGATGCAGTTCAGACAGAGCGGATGTAGTGGCCCAGCCAGTGGTCTCTCCTGACCCAGTACTGGAACATGACCTATACTTTGATAAACCGTGCTATAAGGGGACAAATCTAACACTCGAAGGGCATCAAAATGATTGACCACATTTCTTCCTGTATGACTGACAATTCCCAAGGCCTATGATACAAAATACTTCCAAACCACAAAACAAAGCTGCTACAGAATGAAGATCTTTATGGATGTGAATGAAAGCAAATCACAGTACCTTTTCCACATATTCCTTGGGTGTACGCTTCTTATCAATCTTCTTCAGCAGTTTTATGTTGTCCAAGGTGCGGTCTTTTGGGACATTCTGGCGATACCTTTCCAGAGCACTCGTAACCTGCAAGGGACAAATTCACACCATTCAGACACTACTTTTTCCTGGAG
This genomic stretch from Eriocheir sinensis breed Jianghai 21 chromosome 38, ASM2467909v1, whole genome shotgun sequence harbors:
- the LOC127008627 gene encoding active regulator of SIRT1-like isoform X2, whose protein sequence is MSWSLVKRGLELCEEDQQATKSRKVEKKVTAGKASRHQREKKAAKQRKIGEQRQQEVKDLFSSQKQVTSALERYRQNVPKDRTLDNIKLLKKIDKKRTPKEYVEKVVSQHTKQLDRRGGVRELPQSQGKKKPEETSVFSDEDFEKLNKEWLKLY
- the LOC127008627 gene encoding active regulator of SIRT1-like isoform X1 encodes the protein MVKSTKSRKVEKKVTAGKASRHQREKKAAKQRKIGEQRQQEVKDLFSSQKQVTSALERYRQNVPKDRTLDNIKLLKKIDKKRTPKEYVEKVVSQHTKQLDRRGGVRELPQSQGKKKPEETSVFSDEDFEKLNKEWLKLY